In one Aromatoleum aromaticum EbN1 genomic region, the following are encoded:
- a CDS encoding 3',5'-nucleoside bisphosphate phosphatase, with product MNADLHCHSTMSDGWLAPAEVVRRAAANGVTLLALTDHDEVGGLDEAIATAAEVGIRLVPGVEISVSFSGETVHVVGLGIDHRHPRLLAGLAEVRAGRDGRAVRIGAALEAAGIHGALEGARKFARNPALVSRAHFARHLVASGLMPDVGTVFRHYLARGKPGYVEHEWATLEDAVGWIHAAGGIAVIAHPARYRFSEAELEALFDRFTACGGEAVEVVSGAHSDAEVLKFASVARRRTLLASRASDFHGEKESPVDLGRCSPLPPDLVPVWSRLE from the coding sequence ATGAACGCCGATCTGCACTGCCATTCCACGATGTCCGACGGCTGGCTCGCGCCCGCGGAAGTCGTGCGGCGCGCCGCGGCCAATGGAGTGACGCTGCTGGCCCTCACCGATCACGACGAGGTCGGCGGTCTCGACGAGGCGATCGCGACTGCGGCCGAAGTCGGGATAAGGCTGGTGCCGGGCGTCGAGATATCCGTTTCCTTCAGCGGCGAGACGGTGCACGTGGTCGGCCTCGGCATCGATCACCGTCATCCCCGACTGCTCGCGGGGCTCGCTGAAGTGCGGGCCGGCCGGGACGGGCGGGCGGTGCGCATCGGCGCGGCGCTGGAAGCGGCAGGCATTCACGGCGCGCTCGAAGGCGCGCGAAAATTCGCCCGCAACCCGGCGCTCGTGAGCCGCGCGCATTTCGCGCGCCACCTCGTCGCGAGCGGCCTGATGCCCGATGTCGGCACGGTGTTCCGCCACTATCTCGCACGCGGCAAGCCGGGGTATGTCGAGCACGAATGGGCAACGCTCGAAGACGCGGTCGGCTGGATCCACGCTGCGGGCGGCATCGCGGTCATCGCCCACCCGGCGCGCTACCGTTTTTCAGAGGCCGAACTCGAGGCCCTGTTCGACCGCTTCACGGCCTGCGGCGGGGAAGCGGTCGAAGTGGTGTCCGGGGCGCATAGCGACGCGGAAGTGCTCAAGTTCGCGAGTGTTGCCCGTCGCCGCACGCTGCTCGCGTCGCGTGCTTCCGATTTCCACGGCGAAAAGGAAAGCCCGGTCGATCTCGGGCGCTGTTCGCCGCTGCCGCCGGACCTCGTTCCGGTATGGTCGCGACTGGAATGA
- a CDS encoding L-threonylcarbamoyladenylate synthase — translation MAQYFALHPEQPQPRLIRQAAEIMRSGGLVTFPTDSAYALGGLAGDASVLLRIRRIRGVDERHHFTLMCRDLSEIATYARVDNMQYRLLKATTPGPYTFILEGTKELPRRVLHPKRKTIGLRVPDHPVVAALLAELDEPILTSTLLLPGEDLPLTDAEEIRDRMEKQVELVIEAGFCGPEATTVLDLTSGVPVLVRAGKGDLSPFGLEA, via the coding sequence ATGGCTCAATATTTCGCACTTCATCCCGAGCAGCCTCAACCCCGACTGATCCGGCAAGCTGCCGAAATCATGCGCTCGGGCGGCCTGGTGACGTTTCCGACCGATTCCGCATATGCGCTGGGTGGCCTGGCCGGGGACGCGAGCGTGCTGCTGCGCATCCGCAGGATCCGCGGGGTCGACGAGCGGCACCATTTCACGCTGATGTGCCGCGACCTCTCCGAAATCGCAACCTATGCGCGGGTCGATAACATGCAGTATCGCTTGCTGAAGGCAACGACTCCCGGGCCCTACACGTTCATCCTCGAGGGCACGAAGGAACTGCCGCGGCGGGTCCTGCATCCGAAGCGCAAGACGATCGGCCTGCGAGTTCCCGACCATCCGGTGGTCGCCGCGCTGCTCGCCGAACTGGACGAGCCGATCCTGACTTCGACGCTGCTGCTGCCGGGCGAGGACCTTCCGCTGACCGACGCCGAGGAAATTCGCGACCGCATGGAAAAACAGGTGGAACTGGTCATCGAAGCGGGTTTCTGCGGGCCGGAGGCAACGACGGTCCTCGATCTGACTTCCGGCGTCCCGGTGCTCGTTCGGGCGGGGAAAGGCGATTTGTCACCGTTCGGTCTCGAGGCATAG
- the gcvH gene encoding glycine cleavage system protein GcvH has protein sequence MSNVPAELKYTKSHEWIRVEADGSLTIGVTDHAQEALGDVVFLELPEAGRQLAAGEACAVIESVKAASDIYAPVDGEVIASNQDAVDAPESVNADAYAAWLFKLKPANAGDVAALLDAQGYQAEIANA, from the coding sequence ATGAGCAACGTTCCCGCCGAGCTGAAATACACGAAGTCCCACGAATGGATCCGCGTCGAAGCCGACGGCTCCCTGACGATCGGCGTCACCGACCACGCGCAGGAAGCGCTCGGCGACGTGGTTTTCCTCGAGCTCCCGGAAGCCGGTCGGCAGCTCGCGGCCGGCGAGGCGTGCGCCGTCATCGAATCGGTCAAGGCGGCTTCCGACATCTACGCGCCGGTCGACGGCGAAGTCATCGCATCGAACCAGGACGCCGTCGACGCACCGGAGTCTGTCAATGCCGACGCCTACGCGGCGTGGCTGTTCAAGCTCAAGCCGGCCAACGCCGGCGACGTCGCGGCGCTGCTCGACGCCCAGGGCTACCAGGCCGAGATCGCGAACGCCTGA
- a CDS encoding tryptophan--tRNA ligase: protein MYAERVLSGMRPTGRLHLGHYHGVLKNWVKLQAEYPCLFFVADWHALTTAYDSPQIIADSVWEMLVDWLAAGVDPQKATFFIQSRVPAHAELHLLMSMFCPLGWLERVPTYKDQQEKLEHKDLSTYGFLGYPLLMSADILLYRADKVPVGEDQLPHVEFTREIARRFNHLYGREPGFEDNAKEAMKKLGAKNARLYAELRTRFQQEGDNAAREQGRVLIEDAKSLGHVDRERLHGYLEGTGKMVLVEPGALLTEAPRMPGLDGQKMSKSYGNTIFLREEADSISKKIRTMQTDPARVRRTDPGDPDKCPVWQFHLIYSDDGVRAWVQDGCRSAGIGCLECKQPVIDAILKEQAVMRERAQPYVENPALLRRIMAEGCERASELAEETMRDVRAAMGLSYS, encoded by the coding sequence ATGTACGCAGAACGTGTTCTTTCAGGCATGCGCCCGACCGGGCGACTCCATCTCGGCCATTACCACGGCGTGCTCAAGAACTGGGTCAAGCTGCAGGCGGAATACCCTTGCCTGTTCTTCGTCGCCGACTGGCATGCCCTGACGACCGCCTATGACAGCCCGCAGATCATCGCGGACAGCGTCTGGGAGATGCTGGTCGACTGGCTCGCGGCAGGTGTCGATCCGCAGAAAGCGACGTTCTTCATCCAGTCCAGAGTGCCCGCGCACGCGGAACTCCACCTGCTGATGTCGATGTTCTGCCCGCTGGGCTGGCTCGAGCGCGTGCCGACGTACAAGGATCAGCAGGAAAAGCTCGAGCACAAGGACTTGTCGACTTACGGCTTCCTCGGCTATCCGCTGCTGATGTCGGCCGACATCCTGCTCTATCGTGCCGACAAGGTGCCGGTCGGCGAGGACCAGCTGCCGCACGTCGAGTTCACGCGCGAGATCGCGCGGCGCTTCAATCATCTGTATGGGCGTGAGCCGGGGTTCGAGGACAACGCGAAGGAGGCGATGAAGAAGCTCGGCGCGAAGAACGCACGCCTGTACGCCGAATTGCGCACGCGTTTCCAGCAGGAAGGCGACAATGCGGCGCGCGAGCAGGGCAGGGTGCTGATCGAGGATGCGAAGAGCCTCGGCCACGTCGATCGCGAACGGCTGCACGGGTATCTCGAAGGCACCGGCAAGATGGTGCTGGTCGAACCCGGCGCACTGCTGACCGAGGCTCCACGCATGCCCGGCCTCGACGGCCAGAAAATGTCGAAGAGCTATGGCAACACGATTTTCCTGCGCGAGGAGGCGGACTCGATCTCGAAGAAGATCCGCACGATGCAGACCGATCCGGCGCGCGTGCGCCGAACCGACCCGGGCGACCCCGACAAGTGTCCGGTGTGGCAGTTCCACCTGATCTATTCGGACGACGGTGTGCGGGCGTGGGTGCAGGACGGCTGTCGCAGCGCGGGCATCGGCTGCCTCGAGTGCAAGCAGCCGGTCATCGACGCGATCCTGAAGGAGCAGGCCGTGATGCGCGAGCGCGCCCAGCCCTACGTCGAGAATCCCGCCCTGCTGCGCCGGATCATGGCCGAAGGCTGCGAGCGTGCGAGCGAGCTTGCCGAAGAGACGATGCGCGACGTTCGCGCGGCAATGGGGCTTTCGTACTCCTGA
- the gcvT gene encoding glycine cleavage system aminomethyltransferase GcvT, translating into MAKHTPLHAVHVAAGARMVDFAGWDMPVNYGSQIEEHHVVRRDAGMFDVSHMLGLDLEGPDATTWLRGLLANDVAKLHEPGKALYSCMLNPDGGVIDDLIVYYFSPTSYRIVVNAGTADKDVAWMRQHIAASGANVTLESRRDLAMIAVQGPNARDKTWAALPDTHAASESLKPFSAARVGDLLIARTGYTGEDGFEITLPAARAEAVWNALAAAGVKPCGLGARDTLRLEAGMNLYGQDMDETVSPLDAGLAWTVDLKDESRDFVGRAALVANPARRKVLGLILEDKGVLRAHMRVFTAAGEGETTSGSFSPSLEKSIAFARLPLGVEPGEVVEVDIRGRRLKARTVKLPFVRNGKALV; encoded by the coding sequence GTGGCAAAACATACCCCTCTTCACGCCGTTCATGTCGCCGCCGGCGCCCGCATGGTCGATTTCGCCGGCTGGGACATGCCGGTGAATTACGGCTCGCAGATCGAGGAACACCACGTCGTGCGCCGCGACGCGGGAATGTTCGACGTCTCGCACATGCTCGGCCTCGACCTCGAAGGCCCGGACGCGACGACGTGGCTGCGCGGCCTGCTCGCGAACGATGTGGCCAAGCTGCATGAGCCGGGCAAGGCGCTGTACAGCTGCATGCTCAATCCCGACGGCGGCGTCATCGACGACCTGATCGTCTATTACTTCTCCCCGACGTCGTACCGCATCGTCGTCAATGCCGGCACTGCCGACAAGGACGTCGCCTGGATGCGCCAGCACATCGCGGCAAGCGGCGCGAACGTCACGCTCGAGAGCCGCCGCGACCTGGCGATGATCGCGGTGCAGGGGCCGAACGCACGCGACAAGACCTGGGCGGCGCTGCCCGACACGCACGCCGCGAGCGAAAGCCTGAAGCCGTTTTCGGCCGCCCGGGTCGGCGACCTGCTGATCGCGCGCACCGGCTATACCGGCGAGGACGGTTTCGAAATCACGCTGCCGGCCGCGCGCGCCGAAGCAGTCTGGAACGCGCTTGCCGCGGCGGGCGTCAAGCCCTGCGGGCTCGGCGCACGCGACACGTTGCGCCTCGAAGCCGGCATGAACCTGTACGGGCAGGACATGGACGAGACGGTCTCGCCGCTCGACGCCGGCCTCGCCTGGACTGTCGACCTGAAAGATGAATCGCGCGATTTCGTCGGTCGCGCCGCGCTCGTCGCGAACCCTGCCCGCCGCAAGGTGCTCGGCCTGATCCTCGAGGACAAAGGCGTGTTGCGCGCGCACATGAGGGTGTTTACCGCCGCCGGTGAAGGCGAAACCACCAGCGGCAGCTTCTCGCCGTCGCTCGAAAAATCGATCGCCTTCGCGCGCCTGCCGCTCGGCGTCGAGCCGGGCGAAGTGGTCGAAGTCGATATCCGCGGTCGTCGCCTGAAAGCGCGCACGGTCAAGCTGCCGTTCGTGCGCAACGGCAAGGCGCTGGTCTGA
- the gcvP gene encoding aminomethyl-transferring glycine dehydrogenase: MPNASPASPLNAPLAELEQRDAFIGRHVGPNATEIATMLAAVGAPDLDTLIDQTVPPAIRLAAPLPLEGPKPEHEALADLRAIAAKNVIRKSLIGMGYYGTHTPAVILRNVMENPGWYTAYTPYQAEIAQGRLEALLNYQQMVIDLTGLELANASLLDEATAAAEAMTMARRVAKSKSNVFYVDEACFPQTIDVLRTRAGLFGFELKFGPAHDAANADAFGALLQYPNERGEIIDLSGTVAALKAKGAVVAIASDLMALVLLKSPGTMGADIALGSAQRFGVPMGFGGPHAAFFATREANVRAMPGRIIGVSKDARGKTALRMTLQTREQHIRREKANSNICTSQVLLANMSGFYAVYHGPQGLRTIAARIHRLAAILAQGLRDAGFNVPAGAFFDTLQVDTGARTAELLAACDAAGFNLRPVSDTVLGLSVDETTTGDDVATLLRLFGASGELAALDAKVGAAGGAIPAALLRDDAILTHPVFNTHHTEHEMLRYLKKLQNRDLALDHSMISLGSCTMKLNATSEMIPITWAEFANLHPFAPREQVRGYLEMIDGLAGYLKAVTGFAAISMQPNSGAQGEYAGLVAIRRYHDSRGDTHRRVCLIPKSAHGTNPASAQMCGMDVVVVACDERGNVDLADLEAKVAQHADRLAALMITYPSTHGVFEESIREICASVHRHGGQVYMDGANLNAQVGLTSPATIGADVSHMNLHKTFCIPHGGGGPGMGPIGLAAHLAPFMADHVVAATGDETRPNKGQGAVSAAPFGSASILPISWMYIAMMGDTGLKLATEVAILNANYVANRLAEHYPVLYTGSQGRVAHECILDIRPIKANTGISEVDIAKRLMDYGFHAPTMSFPVAGTIMIEPTESEDLGELDRFIAAMITIRNEIREVENGAWPTDDNPLKNAPHTQADFIAADGAQWSRPYSREQAVFPLPWVAENKFWPSVNRIDDVYGDRNLFCACVPIEDYAS, from the coding sequence ATGCCGAATGCTTCCCCTGCTTCGCCCCTGAACGCGCCGCTCGCCGAGCTCGAGCAACGCGACGCGTTCATCGGCCGCCACGTCGGTCCGAACGCGACCGAAATCGCCACGATGCTTGCCGCCGTGGGCGCCCCCGACCTCGATACGCTGATCGACCAGACCGTGCCGCCGGCGATCCGGCTCGCCGCGCCGCTGCCGCTCGAAGGGCCGAAGCCCGAGCACGAGGCCCTTGCGGACCTGCGCGCGATCGCGGCGAAGAACGTCATCAGGAAATCGCTGATCGGCATGGGCTACTACGGCACCCATACGCCGGCGGTGATCCTGCGCAACGTCATGGAAAACCCAGGCTGGTACACCGCCTACACGCCGTACCAGGCCGAGATCGCGCAGGGCCGGCTCGAAGCGCTGCTGAACTACCAGCAGATGGTCATCGACCTGACCGGGCTGGAACTCGCGAATGCCTCGCTGCTCGACGAAGCGACGGCGGCGGCCGAGGCGATGACGATGGCGCGGCGCGTAGCCAAGTCGAAATCGAACGTCTTCTACGTCGATGAAGCGTGCTTCCCGCAGACGATCGACGTGCTGCGCACGCGGGCCGGGTTGTTCGGCTTCGAGCTGAAGTTCGGCCCGGCGCACGACGCCGCGAACGCGGACGCTTTCGGCGCGCTGTTGCAGTATCCGAACGAGCGCGGCGAGATCATCGACCTCAGCGGCACGGTCGCTGCGCTGAAAGCGAAAGGCGCCGTCGTCGCAATCGCTTCCGACCTGATGGCGCTGGTGCTGCTGAAATCTCCCGGCACGATGGGCGCGGACATCGCGCTCGGCTCGGCGCAGCGCTTCGGCGTGCCGATGGGCTTCGGCGGCCCGCACGCGGCATTCTTCGCGACGCGCGAAGCGAACGTGCGCGCGATGCCCGGGCGCATCATCGGCGTGTCGAAGGACGCGCGCGGCAAGACGGCGCTGCGCATGACGCTGCAGACGCGTGAACAGCACATCCGCCGCGAGAAGGCGAACTCCAACATCTGCACGTCGCAAGTGCTGCTCGCGAATATGTCGGGCTTCTACGCCGTCTATCACGGCCCGCAGGGCTTGCGCACGATCGCCGCGCGCATCCACCGGCTCGCCGCGATTCTTGCGCAAGGGCTGCGTGACGCCGGCTTCAACGTGCCGGCCGGCGCGTTCTTCGACACGCTGCAGGTCGATACCGGCGCCCGCACGGCAGAGCTCCTCGCCGCTTGCGACGCGGCGGGTTTCAACCTGCGGCCGGTGTCGGATACGGTACTGGGGCTGTCGGTCGATGAGACGACGACGGGCGACGACGTTGCGACGCTGCTGCGTCTGTTCGGCGCTTCGGGCGAACTCGCAGCGCTTGACGCGAAAGTCGGCGCGGCCGGCGGCGCGATCCCCGCTGCGCTGCTGCGCGACGACGCGATCCTCACGCACCCGGTATTCAACACGCATCACACCGAGCACGAGATGCTGCGCTATCTGAAGAAGCTGCAGAACCGCGACCTCGCGCTCGACCATTCGATGATTTCGCTCGGCTCGTGCACGATGAAGCTCAACGCGACGAGCGAAATGATCCCGATCACGTGGGCAGAGTTCGCGAACCTGCATCCGTTCGCGCCGCGCGAACAGGTCCGCGGCTATCTCGAGATGATCGACGGCCTCGCCGGCTACCTGAAAGCGGTCACCGGTTTCGCCGCGATCTCGATGCAGCCGAACTCCGGCGCGCAGGGCGAATACGCCGGCCTCGTCGCGATCCGCCGCTACCACGACAGCCGCGGCGACACGCATCGCCGCGTGTGCCTGATCCCGAAGTCGGCGCACGGCACGAACCCGGCGAGTGCGCAGATGTGCGGCATGGACGTGGTCGTCGTCGCGTGCGACGAACGCGGCAATGTGGACCTCGCCGATCTCGAGGCGAAAGTCGCCCAGCATGCCGACCGGCTCGCCGCGCTGATGATCACGTACCCGTCGACGCACGGCGTGTTCGAGGAATCAATCCGCGAGATTTGCGCCAGCGTGCATCGCCACGGCGGCCAGGTGTACATGGACGGCGCGAACCTCAACGCGCAGGTCGGCCTGACTTCACCCGCGACGATCGGCGCCGACGTCAGCCACATGAACCTGCACAAGACCTTCTGCATCCCTCACGGCGGCGGCGGACCGGGCATGGGGCCGATCGGGCTCGCCGCGCACCTCGCCCCGTTCATGGCCGACCACGTCGTCGCGGCGACCGGCGATGAAACGCGCCCGAACAAGGGCCAGGGTGCGGTGAGCGCAGCGCCCTTCGGCTCGGCGAGCATCCTGCCGATCTCGTGGATGTACATCGCGATGATGGGCGACACCGGGCTCAAGCTTGCCACCGAGGTTGCGATCCTCAACGCGAACTACGTCGCGAACCGCCTCGCCGAGCATTACCCGGTGCTCTACACTGGTTCGCAGGGCCGGGTCGCGCACGAGTGCATCCTCGACATCCGTCCGATCAAGGCGAATACCGGCATCAGCGAGGTCGATATCGCCAAGCGGCTGATGGATTACGGCTTCCACGCGCCGACGATGTCGTTCCCGGTCGCCGGCACGATCATGATCGAACCGACCGAATCCGAGGATCTCGGCGAGCTCGATCGTTTCATCGCGGCGATGATCACGATCCGCAACGAGATCCGCGAAGTCGAGAACGGCGCGTGGCCGACGGACGACAACCCACTGAAGAACGCGCCGCACACGCAGGCGGATTTCATCGCTGCCGACGGCGCGCAATGGAGCCGCCCGTACAGCCGCGAGCAGGCGGTTTTCCCGCTGCCGTGGGTCGCCGAAAACAAGTTCTGGCCGAGCGTCAACCGCATCGACGACGTCTATGGCGACCGCAATCTTTTCTGCGCCTGCGTGCCCATAGAGGACTACGCGAGCTAG
- a CDS encoding site-2 protease family protein yields the protein MDSLISTIAIWALPVLLAITLHEAAHGYVARHFGDPTADLAGRITLNPFKHIDPVGTILVPGAILTLSSLFGGGGVLFGWAKPVPVDFSRLRQPKADMLWVAAAGPFVNFVMAIGWAVLFKVALSTPHSVYTIPMMKMADAGIQINAVLMLLNLLPIPPLDGGRIAVSLLPHRLAWKYSRIEPYGFPILLVLLFTGVLGQLLWPMMAAFRVLLATLFGF from the coding sequence ATGGATTCGCTGATCTCCACCATTGCCATCTGGGCGCTGCCGGTGCTGCTTGCGATCACTCTTCACGAGGCGGCGCACGGATACGTGGCGAGGCATTTCGGCGATCCGACCGCGGACCTGGCCGGGCGCATCACGCTGAATCCGTTCAAGCACATCGATCCGGTCGGCACGATTCTCGTCCCCGGCGCGATCCTGACGCTCAGCAGCCTGTTCGGCGGCGGTGGCGTGCTGTTCGGCTGGGCCAAGCCGGTGCCGGTCGATTTCAGCCGTCTGCGCCAGCCCAAGGCGGACATGCTGTGGGTCGCCGCGGCGGGACCGTTCGTGAACTTCGTGATGGCGATCGGCTGGGCCGTGCTGTTCAAGGTCGCGCTGAGCACGCCGCACAGTGTCTACACGATACCGATGATGAAGATGGCCGACGCCGGCATTCAGATCAACGCGGTGCTGATGTTGCTGAACCTGCTGCCGATTCCGCCGCTCGACGGGGGTCGGATCGCGGTGAGCCTGCTGCCGCACCGGTTGGCGTGGAAATATTCGCGGATCGAGCCTTACGGCTTTCCGATCCTTCTCGTGCTGCTGTTCACCGGGGTGCTCGGACAGTTGCTGTGGCCGATGATGGCCGCTTTCCGGGTCCTTCTCGCGACGCTTTTTGGATTTTGA
- a CDS encoding beta-1,6-glucan synthase has translation MPYFRPPRWSFVPWLALLLVHVVALAGLGMVVARQMQPVPMHDLQLADGERMKCVSYAPYRLPGQTPYDETLVISREQIVADLTALSRMTECVRLYSVTQGLEQVPDVARELGLGVLLGAWISADRKRSAIELDRAIRIANDNADVVRMLIVGNEVLLRRERTEDELRELIRYANARTEIPVTYADVWEFWLKHRSLAGAVDRVTVHILPFWEDDPVAIEHAVAHVATVFEEVREHFDKPVTIGETGWPSAGRQREASLPSAINQARYIREFIRRAHDKGWDYNLIEAIDQPWKRRLEGTVGGYWGVLDVDLAPKFPLAGPVAERDTFVAPALGAGLGVLLCLAVAAGGRSKRRTLLQLAAVAAMGAVAGAVAILHWEHAELAYRNGLEWTLLGLVFAIGMLVPVTLARWSPDDGIRSGASAWSAWLRGRLASLDASTCLGLLRVVLLFAAAVGALLLFVDPRYRDFPSLLFIVPALTLGVVGWFANSRHAAEERLCAAVIVVSVLGRWLSEPLNPQAAVWLFTGLLLAAPTLRAAAREDQ, from the coding sequence ATGCCCTACTTTCGCCCGCCACGCTGGTCCTTCGTTCCCTGGCTCGCCCTGCTGCTCGTTCACGTCGTGGCGCTGGCAGGCCTCGGCATGGTGGTCGCGCGCCAGATGCAGCCCGTCCCGATGCATGACCTGCAGCTGGCGGACGGCGAACGGATGAAGTGCGTGTCCTATGCGCCCTATCGCCTTCCCGGCCAGACGCCGTACGACGAGACGCTGGTGATTTCGCGCGAGCAGATCGTCGCCGATCTGACCGCGCTGTCGCGCATGACCGAGTGCGTGCGCCTCTATTCGGTCACCCAAGGGCTGGAGCAGGTGCCGGATGTCGCGCGCGAACTCGGGCTCGGGGTGCTGCTCGGCGCATGGATCAGCGCCGACCGCAAGCGCAGCGCGATCGAGCTCGACCGTGCGATCCGCATCGCCAACGACAACGCCGACGTCGTGCGCATGCTGATCGTCGGCAACGAGGTGCTGCTGCGCCGCGAGCGCACCGAAGATGAGCTGCGGGAGCTGATCAGATACGCCAACGCCCGTACGGAAATACCGGTGACGTATGCGGACGTGTGGGAATTCTGGCTCAAGCATCGGAGTCTGGCGGGCGCCGTTGACCGGGTCACGGTGCATATCCTGCCGTTCTGGGAGGACGATCCGGTGGCGATCGAGCACGCGGTCGCGCATGTCGCGACAGTTTTCGAAGAGGTCCGCGAACACTTCGACAAACCGGTGACGATCGGCGAAACCGGCTGGCCGAGCGCCGGGCGCCAGCGCGAAGCGTCGCTGCCGTCAGCGATCAATCAAGCCCGCTACATCCGCGAATTCATCCGCCGCGCGCATGACAAAGGCTGGGACTACAACCTCATCGAAGCCATCGACCAGCCGTGGAAGCGCCGCCTCGAAGGCACTGTCGGCGGTTACTGGGGCGTGCTCGATGTCGACCTGGCACCGAAGTTTCCGCTTGCCGGACCGGTAGCTGAACGCGACACTTTCGTCGCACCGGCGCTCGGCGCCGGACTCGGCGTGCTGCTGTGCCTCGCTGTGGCCGCCGGAGGGCGCTCGAAGAGGCGCACGCTGCTGCAGCTCGCGGCCGTCGCCGCGATGGGGGCGGTGGCCGGCGCAGTCGCCATCCTGCACTGGGAACACGCCGAACTCGCGTATCGGAACGGACTCGAATGGACGTTGCTCGGCCTCGTCTTCGCCATTGGCATGCTGGTGCCTGTGACCCTCGCCCGCTGGTCTCCGGACGACGGGATACGTTCGGGCGCGTCGGCATGGAGCGCGTGGTTGCGCGGTCGCCTTGCGTCGCTCGATGCGTCGACGTGCCTCGGACTGCTGCGCGTCGTGCTGCTGTTCGCCGCGGCGGTCGGCGCATTGCTGCTGTTCGTCGATCCGCGCTACCGGGACTTTCCGTCGCTGCTGTTCATCGTGCCGGCGCTGACTCTCGGCGTCGTCGGGTGGTTCGCGAACAGCCGCCACGCGGCCGAGGAGCGGCTCTGCGCAGCCGTGATCGTGGTGTCCGTCCTCGGCCGCTGGCTATCCGAGCCGCTGAACCCGCAGGCCGCGGTCTGGCTCTTCACTGGCCTCCTCCTCGCCGCGCCGACGCTGCGGGCCGCTGCGCGCGAGGACCAGTAG
- a CDS encoding segregation and condensation protein A has protein sequence MNLPLELVPAETVAQGEAVARLYGEPLLEMPKDLYIPPDALEVFLETFEGPLDLLLYLIRKSNLNVLDIPMAALTAQYLVYVEAMRRHNLELAADYLLMAATLLEIKSRMLLPRPQREGADDDSDPRAELVRRLLDYEQMKLAGARLELLPRAERDYERVSIFVAEKVVERLPEVSLHDLQLAWLKIMKKARLTQHHQVRRDELSVREHMSAILRKLADGVFVVFDTLFEPARGPAGLVVSFLAVLELVKERLVEVAQNEPFAPIYVKLADAADDA, from the coding sequence ATGAATCTTCCCCTCGAGCTCGTTCCCGCGGAGACGGTCGCCCAAGGCGAGGCCGTCGCGCGCCTTTACGGCGAGCCGCTGCTCGAAATGCCGAAGGACCTGTACATCCCGCCGGACGCGCTCGAAGTGTTCCTCGAGACGTTCGAGGGTCCGCTCGATCTGCTGCTGTACCTGATCCGCAAATCGAACCTGAACGTCCTCGACATCCCGATGGCAGCGCTGACCGCGCAATATCTCGTTTATGTCGAGGCGATGCGCAGACACAATCTCGAACTCGCCGCGGACTACCTGCTGATGGCGGCGACGCTGCTCGAGATCAAGTCGCGCATGCTGTTGCCCCGGCCGCAGCGCGAAGGCGCTGACGACGACAGCGACCCGAGGGCGGAACTCGTCCGCCGGCTGCTCGATTACGAACAGATGAAGTTGGCGGGGGCACGGCTCGAACTGCTGCCGCGCGCCGAGCGCGACTACGAGCGGGTGAGCATCTTCGTCGCCGAGAAAGTCGTCGAGCGTCTGCCGGAAGTGAGCCTGCACGACCTTCAGCTCGCGTGGCTGAAGATCATGAAGAAGGCGCGCCTGACGCAACACCACCAGGTGAGACGGGACGAGCTGTCGGTGCGCGAGCACATGAGCGCGATCCTGCGCAAGCTGGCGGACGGCGTTTTCGTCGTGTTCGACACGCTGTTCGAACCCGCGCGCGGGCCCGCGGGGCTCGTGGTGAGTTTTCTCGCGGTGCTGGAACTCGTCAAGGAAAGGCTCGTGGAGGTGGCGCAGAACGAGCCTTTCGCGCCGATATACGTGAAGCTCGCCGATGCAGCCGACGACGCCTGA